Proteins encoded together in one Anaerotignum propionicum DSM 1682 window:
- a CDS encoding QueT transporter family protein, whose product MGRNKISVKFLVITAMIAAVYFVMTMAIAPLSFGFIQMRISEVLVLLAFIDKRYVPGLILGCFIANLFSPFGMIDVFFGTACTAAALWGITHSKTLFGASLWPVFCNAFIGVELYILGECPLFFGMATVAIGEFLAVSCVGYVLFRQIMKNPSLMARLKFA is encoded by the coding sequence ATGGGAAGAAATAAGATATCTGTTAAGTTTTTAGTGATTACTGCGATGATTGCAGCAGTCTATTTTGTGATGACCATGGCCATTGCACCACTGTCTTTTGGGTTTATCCAAATGCGTATTTCGGAGGTTCTGGTGCTTCTTGCATTTATTGACAAGCGGTATGTACCGGGGCTAATATTGGGCTGTTTTATTGCAAATTTATTTAGTCCTTTTGGGATGATAGACGTGTTTTTCGGAACAGCTTGTACAGCAGCTGCCCTTTGGGGGATTACCCACAGTAAAACCTTATTTGGCGCCAGCTTATGGCCGGTATTTTGTAATGCCTTTATCGGCGTTGAGCTTTATATTTTAGGGGAGTGTCCTTTGTTTTTCGGAATGGCCACTGTTGCGATTGGTGAGTTTTTAGCAGTATCCTGCGTGGGATATGTTTTGTTTCGCCAAATCATGAAAAATCCCAGTCTTATGGCGAGGTTGAAATTCGCTTAA
- a CDS encoding FAD-dependent oxidoreductase — protein MLYSSFRIREMELKNRWIMLAMHTGFAEGNEISEREFAFYEARAKGGAAGITLTLAVNEAGGLKGMHQIGNLSLQSLKELAERIHQYDCKLIVQLFHCGRNESLENHEDRPLVAPSPVPSPIFKAEPKEMSEKALAETIEAFAFAGGFCKSAGVDAIEISASAGYLLSEFLSPNTNLRTDAYGYGTNQGMNFPLEVIHAVRENVGGLPVILKVSGAQMMEGGYELEDTISFCRLASKYIDCVTVTGGWHESPIDQISYHVSKGAYAPFAGAIRKYTALPVIACNRIHDGETAERLLEESLCDLVGTARAFLADPQFANRVEQKELFLPCQGCNRCITSVLKGQEIWCGFNPEVGQEYFENQRRKIATRKEVVVVGGGPAGMEAAKKSAERGFMTTLITEESSLGGQFILAAKPPKKDGISEYVAYMEETLKNLGVQIIFGQKCDADFLLSKKPYFTVIATGSQPSSPAIKGIENGIFANDILSGKVSLPPQSEEGQIVIIGGGVVGLETAAFIKETDQERKIKIIEAKTTFGKDLGALSRPLISQLRANGVQLMADTTADALETGKVFISIGEQKFFLQGDAILLATGAKASEYADLTMPLMDERLSYALVGDAENLGDGGDAIKSAYELFKRLYLA, from the coding sequence ATGTTATATTCTTCATTTAGAATAAGAGAGATGGAACTAAAAAACCGTTGGATTATGTTGGCGATGCATACAGGCTTTGCAGAGGGCAATGAGATTAGCGAAAGAGAATTTGCCTTTTATGAAGCAAGAGCCAAAGGTGGGGCTGCGGGGATAACGTTGACTTTGGCTGTAAATGAGGCCGGAGGTTTAAAGGGAATGCACCAGATTGGTAATTTATCTTTGCAAAGTCTGAAAGAGTTGGCGGAACGCATACATCAATATGATTGTAAGCTGATTGTACAGTTGTTTCACTGTGGACGGAATGAAAGCTTAGAAAACCATGAGGATAGGCCTTTGGTAGCGCCTTCACCAGTGCCTTCACCAATTTTTAAGGCCGAACCAAAGGAAATGAGTGAGAAGGCGTTGGCAGAAACAATCGAGGCCTTTGCTTTTGCAGGGGGGTTTTGCAAAAGTGCAGGTGTTGACGCAATAGAGATTAGCGCTTCAGCAGGCTACTTATTATCCGAATTTTTATCACCAAACACGAATTTACGAACAGACGCCTATGGCTATGGAACAAATCAGGGAATGAATTTTCCTTTGGAAGTGATTCACGCTGTTCGAGAGAACGTTGGAGGACTGCCTGTTATTCTTAAGGTTTCCGGTGCACAAATGATGGAGGGTGGGTACGAATTAGAGGATACCATTTCTTTCTGTCGCTTGGCTTCAAAATATATTGACTGCGTTACGGTAACAGGCGGATGGCATGAATCTCCTATTGACCAGATTTCTTATCATGTCTCTAAAGGTGCTTATGCTCCTTTTGCAGGGGCAATCAGGAAATACACAGCCTTGCCTGTAATAGCCTGTAATCGTATTCATGATGGCGAGACGGCAGAGCGACTGTTAGAAGAGAGTCTTTGTGACCTTGTTGGAACTGCAAGAGCTTTTTTGGCAGACCCTCAGTTTGCAAATAGAGTGGAACAAAAGGAATTATTTTTACCATGCCAAGGGTGTAACCGCTGTATAACCAGTGTGCTAAAGGGTCAGGAAATATGGTGTGGCTTTAATCCGGAAGTAGGGCAGGAATACTTCGAAAATCAGCGCAGGAAAATTGCAACACGCAAAGAGGTAGTTGTAGTGGGAGGCGGTCCCGCGGGCATGGAGGCCGCAAAGAAATCGGCAGAGCGTGGTTTTATGACAACCTTGATTACGGAGGAATCTTCCTTGGGCGGACAATTTATTCTAGCTGCAAAACCTCCGAAAAAAGACGGGATTTCTGAGTATGTGGCTTATATGGAAGAAACATTAAAGAATTTAGGGGTCCAGATTATTTTTGGTCAGAAATGTGATGCAGATTTTTTACTTTCAAAAAAACCTTATTTTACGGTTATTGCAACGGGTAGCCAGCCAAGCAGCCCTGCTATCAAGGGAATAGAAAATGGGATTTTTGCTAACGATATTCTCTCAGGTAAGGTTTCACTGCCTCCCCAGTCGGAAGAAGGGCAGATTGTAATCATCGGTGGCGGTGTTGTGGGACTGGAAACAGCGGCTTTTATCAAGGAAACGGATCAGGAACGTAAAATTAAAATCATTGAAGCTAAGACCACCTTTGGAAAAGACCTTGGAGCGTTATCCAGACCTTTAATTTCCCAATTACGGGCTAATGGCGTTCAGCTAATGGCGGACACCACAGCGGATGCCTTAGAGACTGGGAAAGTTTTTATTTCCATCGGGGAGCAGAAGTTTTTTCTCCAAGGGGATGCTATTCTCTTGGCAACAGGAGCAAAAGCAAGTGAATATGCCGATCTAACAATGCCGTTGATGGATGAACGGCTATCTTACGCCTTGGTTGGTGATGCTGAAAATCTCGGAGATGGTGGTGATGCAATCAAATCCGCATATGAATTGTTCAAAAGACTTTATCTGGCTTAA
- the alr gene encoding alanine racemase, whose amino-acid sequence MDFIKRTWAEIDMDALAHNIKSIQSKLAAGEKVMGIVKADAYGHGDGFVARALQDAGFDWFGVSNIEEGMSLRNEGIVKPILVLGYTPVETVSIMNEKKITQALVGIDYAKALQKEAEKAGVVIDVHVKLDTGMTRVGFQADEEHFDGSLQELIEVSKMPNLHITGIFTHHAVADAYQADNPKFTEMQFTRFNKMVNALKDAGVDVGIPHCANSATTIAYPEKHLGMCRSGIITYGMLPSGECEGMIDIKPLMTLKTTVGLVKHVKGGSQLSYGRTYTAETDRVIATVPIGYADGYNRSLSNKARMLVNGHFAPVVGRVCMDQLMLDVTGIPDVKMGDEVVVFGHQGDQVLPIEELADMLGTINYELTCVVTKRVPRVFIQGGKVIGVVDHVLHQYK is encoded by the coding sequence ATGGATTTTATCAAAAGAACTTGGGCAGAAATTGATATGGATGCATTGGCGCATAATATCAAAAGTATCCAGTCCAAGTTGGCTGCGGGAGAAAAGGTAATGGGTATTGTGAAAGCCGATGCTTATGGCCATGGTGATGGTTTTGTAGCGCGTGCTTTGCAAGATGCAGGTTTTGATTGGTTTGGCGTTTCTAATATCGAAGAAGGCATGAGTTTGCGTAATGAAGGGATTGTAAAACCTATTTTAGTTTTAGGCTATACCCCGGTTGAAACTGTAAGTATTATGAACGAAAAAAAGATTACACAGGCTTTGGTTGGCATAGATTATGCAAAAGCTTTGCAAAAAGAAGCAGAAAAAGCCGGCGTAGTTATTGACGTTCATGTTAAATTGGATACGGGTATGACCCGCGTAGGTTTCCAAGCAGATGAAGAACATTTCGATGGTTCTTTACAGGAATTGATTGAAGTGAGTAAAATGCCCAATCTTCATATTACAGGTATTTTTACACACCATGCAGTTGCAGATGCTTATCAGGCGGACAACCCTAAATTTACAGAAATGCAGTTTACCCGCTTTAACAAAATGGTAAATGCGTTAAAGGATGCAGGTGTGGATGTTGGCATTCCTCATTGTGCAAACAGCGCAACCACCATTGCTTACCCCGAAAAACATTTAGGCATGTGCCGCTCCGGAATTATTACATACGGTATGCTCCCCTCCGGCGAGTGTGAAGGCATGATTGACATAAAACCATTAATGACATTGAAAACCACAGTAGGCTTAGTGAAGCACGTTAAGGGCGGTTCACAGCTTTCTTACGGAAGAACTTATACAGCCGAAACAGATAGAGTTATTGCTACAGTTCCCATTGGTTATGCCGACGGATATAATCGCTCTTTATCCAATAAAGCTAGAATGCTTGTAAACGGACACTTTGCACCTGTTGTGGGACGTGTTTGCATGGATCAGCTAATGCTGGATGTAACAGGAATTCCTGATGTAAAAATGGGTGATGAAGTGGTTGTTTTCGGCCATCAGGGTGATCAGGTGTTGCCTATCGAAGAATTGGCAGATATGTTAGGAACCATCAACTATGAACTTACTTGTGTTGTTACAAAAAGAGTACCCCGTGTATTTATACAAGGTGGCAAGGTAATTGGCGTTGTTGATCATGTATTGCATCAATATAAGTAA
- a CDS encoding CoA-binding protein, which translates to MDLKDIMQEKVFAVVGDTLNEEKYAYKIKNELTEHGYKVYSVGKELPSINDVPDAIDVIDLCIHPSKGLKLLKECNKDYKYILIQPGAESQEILEYLDKTHTPYLEGCALVGVRLYCKEK; encoded by the coding sequence ATGGATTTAAAGGATATTATGCAGGAAAAAGTATTTGCAGTCGTGGGTGATACTTTAAATGAGGAGAAGTACGCTTATAAAATAAAAAATGAATTAACAGAGCATGGATACAAGGTTTACAGCGTAGGAAAAGAACTGCCTTCAATCAATGATGTCCCTGATGCAATTGATGTCATTGATTTGTGCATTCATCCTTCTAAGGGTCTGAAGCTGTTGAAGGAATGCAATAAAGATTATAAATATATCCTGATTCAACCCGGCGCTGAAAGTCAAGAAATACTGGAATACTTGGATAAAACACATACGCCATATTTGGAGGGCTGTGCCTTGGTTGGCGTGAGATTGTATTGCAAAGAGAAATAG
- a CDS encoding FAD-dependent oxidoreductase produces MAKKTLIVGGVAGGATTATRLRRRDDSMEIVIFERGDYISYANCGLPYYIGGVIESRDALLVTKPEVMRDRFHIDVRVSSEVTKIIPEEKKIEVTNKKTGEVYEETYDNLVLATGSSPIKPPIPGINADNIFTLWTVPDTDRIKAYLTEKKPRSAAVIGGGFIGLEMAENLHAEGLEVSVIEMQSQVMAPVDPEMANLVHENMIMNGLNLILGDGVKEFHHKGNTIQIELTSGNMVETDMVILSIGVRPNNELAKQAGLALNQKGGVLVDDYLQTSIPDIYAVGDVIEVTHYVTKDKTMIPLAGPANKQARILADNIVGDKKKYNGTLGTAVAKVFDLDVASVGLNEKQLKAMGKVKNQDYFVALINQKSHAGYYPGATPLTLKMLFDGEGKILGGQIVGQDGVDKRIDTLATTMRLDGTIYQLEELELAYAPPFSSAKDPVNMLGYVAENILRGQVKFIDWSELDTLLADESKKNSYTVLDVTEEMERMVFAVPNSIHIPSGQIHDRWNELDKNKMIILYCTIGVRSYNAARVLIQKGFKDVSVLSCGTSFYKSMHYEKSKVQLKAAEKKTVEPMPTSDKEMKVLNCCGLQCPGPIMKVHETISGMNENEMLKVSATDMGFAADIDSWCRRTGNTLVKTERQNKENIVYIKKGTENMSQKENQIIETPQGKTIIVFSGDLDKVLASFIIANGAASMGRPVTMFFTFWGLNALRKSNGPSVKKPFMDRMFGAMMPKGSKKLKLSKMNMAGMGTAMMKKVMNDKNVDSLETLMQHGLKNGIRLVACTMSMDIMGITKDELIDGVEFAGVASYLGDAEESNVNLFI; encoded by the coding sequence ATGGCTAAAAAAACTCTTATCGTAGGCGGCGTGGCCGGAGGTGCTACCACAGCAACAAGACTTCGCAGAAGAGATGATTCCATGGAGATTGTTATCTTCGAGCGTGGCGATTATATTTCCTATGCAAACTGCGGATTGCCTTATTATATTGGTGGTGTAATCGAGTCTAGGGATGCTTTGCTGGTAACAAAGCCCGAGGTAATGCGAGATAGATTTCATATTGATGTACGGGTATCCAGTGAGGTAACAAAAATCATTCCTGAAGAGAAAAAGATTGAAGTAACCAATAAAAAAACCGGAGAGGTGTATGAAGAAACCTATGACAATTTGGTTTTGGCAACAGGGTCTTCGCCAATTAAACCTCCGATTCCCGGAATCAATGCAGATAATATTTTTACTTTATGGACAGTGCCGGATACTGACCGAATTAAAGCATACCTTACAGAGAAAAAACCTAGAAGTGCAGCAGTCATCGGTGGTGGGTTTATCGGCTTAGAGATGGCGGAAAACCTTCATGCAGAAGGCTTAGAGGTTTCTGTGATTGAAATGCAAAGTCAAGTTATGGCTCCTGTTGACCCTGAGATGGCAAACCTGGTTCATGAAAATATGATAATGAATGGCTTGAACTTGATCTTGGGAGATGGGGTAAAGGAATTCCATCATAAGGGAAATACAATTCAAATTGAGCTAACCAGTGGAAACATGGTAGAGACTGATATGGTTATTTTATCTATCGGCGTTCGTCCTAATAATGAGCTGGCAAAACAGGCTGGTCTTGCTTTGAATCAAAAAGGCGGAGTTCTGGTGGACGATTACTTGCAGACCTCTATTCCTGACATTTATGCCGTGGGCGACGTGATTGAGGTTACCCACTATGTAACAAAAGATAAAACCATGATTCCTTTGGCAGGTCCTGCGAACAAACAGGCGAGAATTTTGGCGGACAACATCGTAGGAGATAAGAAAAAATATAACGGAACACTGGGAACTGCTGTGGCTAAGGTATTTGATTTGGATGTTGCTAGCGTAGGTCTCAATGAAAAGCAATTAAAGGCTATGGGCAAGGTGAAAAATCAGGATTATTTCGTGGCTTTGATTAATCAGAAATCCCATGCAGGGTATTATCCCGGGGCAACACCCTTAACCCTAAAAATGCTTTTTGATGGAGAAGGAAAAATCCTTGGCGGCCAGATTGTAGGGCAAGATGGTGTAGATAAACGTATCGATACCCTTGCCACAACTATGCGGCTGGATGGAACCATATATCAATTGGAGGAATTGGAACTTGCATATGCACCGCCCTTCTCCTCTGCAAAGGATCCTGTGAATATGCTGGGGTATGTAGCAGAAAATATTTTGCGGGGACAGGTGAAATTCATTGACTGGAGTGAATTAGATACTCTTTTGGCGGACGAAAGCAAAAAGAACTCTTATACTGTATTAGATGTTACAGAAGAAATGGAGCGAATGGTATTTGCAGTTCCTAATTCTATTCACATCCCTTCAGGACAGATTCATGACAGATGGAATGAATTGGACAAAAATAAAATGATAATTTTATACTGTACCATTGGTGTTCGTTCCTATAATGCGGCTAGGGTCTTAATTCAAAAAGGCTTTAAAGATGTTTCGGTTTTATCATGTGGAACCAGCTTCTATAAATCAATGCACTATGAAAAAAGCAAAGTTCAGTTAAAGGCGGCGGAAAAAAAAACAGTAGAACCAATGCCGACTTCTGATAAAGAGATGAAGGTGCTCAATTGCTGTGGTTTACAGTGCCCCGGACCTATTATGAAGGTGCATGAAACAATCTCCGGCATGAATGAGAATGAAATGCTAAAGGTTTCCGCTACAGATATGGGCTTCGCCGCAGATATTGATTCTTGGTGTCGTAGAACAGGAAATACACTGGTAAAAACAGAAAGACAAAACAAAGAGAATATTGTTTATATCAAAAAGGGAACGGAAAATATGTCCCAAAAGGAAAATCAGATTATTGAAACCCCTCAGGGAAAAACTATTATCGTTTTCAGTGGTGATTTAGATAAGGTGCTTGCTTCCTTTATTATTGCCAATGGCGCAGCTTCTATGGGTAGACCTGTAACCATGTTCTTTACCTTCTGGGGATTGAATGCCCTGAGAAAGTCTAATGGGCCTTCTGTAAAGAAGCCTTTCATGGATAGAATGTTTGGGGCTATGATGCCCAAGGGAAGTAAGAAACTGAAGCTTTCTAAGATGAATATGGCAGGCATGGGAACAGCTATGATGAAAAAGGTTATGAACGATAAAAATGTGGATTCACTTGAAACCTTGATGCAGCATGGGCTGAAAAATGGAATTCGTTTGGTTGCCTGCACCATGTCTATGGATATTATGGGAATCACAAAAGATGAGCTCATTGATGGAGTGGAATTTGCAGGGGTAGCATCCTATCTTGGAGATGCGGAAGAGTCAAATGTAAATTTGTTCATCTAA
- a CDS encoding radical SAM protein, which produces MKISKKDALLWFEFFSALPEEEEYLTKQQEIIYAVFAQIEAAVDDRNEKLMEEIKNLKTLNHRTLYVGNDSKFPKGCCSCLLGTGLSAIRKTNKCNVECKFCYNYGELDDIAPIGEGLWDIGGTKYYEKDIDLLLSIQEKPTGISYVYLEPFMEIEKYYSIVKKFRNAGIHQHLYTNGILATEETLKALGEAGLDEIRFNLGASNCSDKVIENIGIAKKYIKRVGIETPMTPELFDAFFKKKQAILDTKLDFINCAELHLNGNNIDNYAGENMYISRHGYISPIWSRELTLKFMKIADDENWDLAVHDCSNHTKFIRGMNLRGKEGGWFGSNNYACEFTRIPCEVFLPILRDDQFQFLIEEELPKGYKPGEMMF; this is translated from the coding sequence ATGAAAATTTCCAAAAAAGATGCTTTATTGTGGTTTGAATTTTTCTCTGCTTTGCCAGAAGAGGAGGAGTATTTAACAAAACAGCAAGAAATTATTTATGCTGTTTTTGCACAAATTGAAGCAGCAGTTGATGATAGAAATGAAAAGCTTATGGAAGAAATAAAAAATTTGAAAACATTAAATCATCGAACTTTGTATGTAGGAAATGACAGCAAATTTCCCAAGGGATGCTGTTCTTGCTTGCTTGGTACTGGGCTGAGTGCCATCAGAAAAACCAACAAATGTAATGTGGAATGCAAGTTCTGCTACAACTATGGAGAGCTTGACGACATAGCGCCCATTGGAGAAGGTCTTTGGGATATTGGCGGCACAAAATATTATGAAAAGGATATTGATTTACTGCTGTCTATTCAAGAAAAGCCAACAGGTATTTCCTACGTTTATTTAGAACCATTTATGGAAATCGAAAAATATTATTCTATTGTTAAAAAATTCCGAAATGCCGGAATTCATCAGCATTTGTATACAAATGGTATTTTGGCAACAGAAGAAACCTTGAAGGCATTGGGAGAAGCAGGCCTTGATGAAATACGCTTTAATTTAGGCGCATCCAACTGTTCCGATAAAGTAATTGAAAATATTGGAATTGCAAAGAAATATATCAAGCGTGTTGGCATAGAAACACCTATGACACCTGAGCTTTTTGACGCTTTTTTCAAGAAAAAACAAGCAATCTTGGATACAAAATTAGATTTTATCAATTGTGCCGAATTGCATTTAAACGGAAACAACATAGATAATTATGCTGGTGAAAATATGTATATATCCCGTCATGGTTATATTTCTCCCATCTGGAGCAGGGAGTTGACCCTAAAATTCATGAAGATTGCTGATGATGAAAATTGGGATTTGGCCGTACATGATTGCTCTAATCACACGAAGTTTATTCGAGGAATGAATCTACGGGGCAAAGAAGGCGGTTGGTTCGGCTCTAATAACTATGCTTGTGAATTCACAAGAATACCTTGTGAAGTGTTTCTACCTATTTTACGGGATGATCAGTTTCAATTTTTAATAGAAGAAGAGCTGCCCAAGGGATATAAGCCGGGAGAAATGATGTTTTAA
- a CDS encoding response regulator gives MKDIKIVIVDDSLFSVAMISNILQEKGFEVIGSANSMKEAVEVVSALKPDLVTMDMTMPDADGLECTKALRKIDPDLKVVVISSMMDEEILRKAKKEKVSGYVQKPVDGDELSLLIRRIMADEELFAELEQLYFTAFKEALTDTFNKFFKAVPTYNEARTCNDEYTSRGVSVVMGVIGKYSGRMILDMSFDSARKAASSVLKKEELSEEYVINVLGEMANIIAGNACSMLNKNNEIFGLRVAPPTVVHGESITISKLKLDTVTSVEADSLFGEIYMSVGFNRSECNE, from the coding sequence ATGAAAGATATAAAAATAGTTATAGTTGACGATTCTCTTTTTTCGGTGGCAATGATAAGCAATATCCTTCAGGAGAAAGGTTTTGAGGTCATCGGAAGTGCAAATTCTATGAAAGAGGCAGTTGAAGTAGTTTCTGCTTTAAAGCCTGATCTTGTAACAATGGATATGACAATGCCCGATGCAGACGGCCTTGAGTGCACAAAAGCCCTTCGAAAAATTGATCCGGATTTAAAGGTAGTGGTAATCAGCTCCATGATGGACGAAGAAATTCTGCGAAAAGCAAAGAAAGAAAAGGTATCCGGTTACGTTCAAAAACCTGTTGATGGGGACGAGCTTTCTTTATTGATTCGCCGTATTATGGCTGATGAGGAATTGTTTGCAGAACTGGAACAGTTATATTTTACTGCATTTAAAGAAGCCTTGACAGATACCTTTAATAAATTTTTCAAGGCTGTTCCAACTTATAATGAGGCAAGAACCTGTAATGATGAATACACATCGAGAGGGGTTTCAGTGGTTATGGGGGTAATCGGCAAGTACTCCGGCAGAATGATTTTGGATATGTCTTTTGATTCTGCAAGAAAGGCTGCCTCCAGTGTGCTTAAAAAAGAAGAGTTATCAGAAGAGTATGTAATTAATGTGTTGGGAGAAATGGCCAACATTATAGCAGGAAATGCATGCTCTATGTTAAATAAAAACAATGAAATTTTTGGATTGCGCGTTGCTCCGCCTACCGTAGTACATGGTGAATCCATTACCATTTCTAAATTAAAATTAGATACTGTCACTTCAGTAGAAGCAGATTCCCTTTTTGGCGAAATTTATATGAGTGTAGGTTTTAATAGGAGCGAATGTAATGAATGA
- a CDS encoding chemotaxis protein CheX: MNEEIVNAFKDAVFNVVPMLGISDVKFIGEENHKKQIASSGVISIIGIIGDLTGNVFLSMEEECAKKIASYMMFGMEVVAFDELAQSAISELSNMLAANASISLSETGKKTDISTPTLMTGEFTVISSLPDVISLSMLIEDMPFNIYLSIKEK; encoded by the coding sequence ATGAATGAAGAGATTGTAAATGCATTTAAAGATGCTGTATTTAATGTAGTCCCAATGTTAGGGATTAGTGATGTAAAATTTATTGGTGAAGAAAATCATAAAAAACAAATTGCATCCAGTGGTGTTATTAGCATTATAGGCATTATTGGAGATTTAACTGGGAATGTGTTTTTATCTATGGAAGAGGAATGTGCTAAAAAAATTGCTTCTTATATGATGTTTGGCATGGAGGTAGTGGCATTTGATGAGCTTGCCCAAAGTGCTATTTCCGAATTAAGTAATATGCTTGCGGCAAATGCAAGTATTTCCCTTTCCGAAACAGGGAAAAAAACAGACATTTCTACACCAACATTGATGACAGGGGAGTTTACGGTAATTTCAAGTTTGCCGGATGTAATAAGCTTAAGTATGTTAATAGAGGATATGCCTTTTAATATTTATTTGTCTATTAAAGAAAAGTAG
- a CDS encoding ferredoxin yields the protein MKYFVNDSCIGCGLCAMACPEVFEMNDAGLAIASKSEVPAEVMEAAAQAQGGCPVGAIENAD from the coding sequence ATGAAGTATTTTGTAAATGACAGTTGTATTGGGTGTGGATTGTGTGCAATGGCTTGTCCCGAGGTTTTTGAAATGAATGATGCAGGCTTAGCAATTGCTTCTAAAAGTGAAGTTCCCGCAGAAGTAATGGAGGCCGCAGCTCAGGCACAGGGTGGTTGCCCTGTGGGTGCCATTGAAAATGCAGACTAA
- a CDS encoding cupin domain-containing protein yields MSYIKNMEHEKVLMLANEVTVQKGQVVSKTLAQNPHVSVTLFAFDKGEEISSHDSSGDAMVFILEGTGQFTVDGTEYVLNPGESLIMPAKKPHAVFAKEAFKMLLTVVFPSAV; encoded by the coding sequence ATGAGCTACATTAAAAATATGGAACATGAAAAAGTCTTAATGTTAGCCAATGAAGTTACTGTTCAGAAGGGTCAAGTCGTAAGTAAAACATTAGCCCAAAATCCTCATGTCAGCGTTACCCTTTTTGCTTTTGATAAAGGCGAAGAAATCAGCTCCCATGATTCCAGTGGTGATGCAATGGTTTTTATTCTGGAGGGGACAGGACAGTTCACAGTGGATGGGACTGAATATGTTTTGAACCCAGGTGAATCCCTGATCATGCCTGCAAAGAAGCCACATGCTGTCTTTGCAAAAGAAGCATTCAAGATGTTGCTTACCGTTGTTTTCCCATCCGCAGTTTGA